The Archangium primigenium genomic interval CTTGCACTCTTTGCGCAGTGCGGGCCGGAGCCGTTGAGCGGAGGACACACCGCCGCCAGGGCTTTCAGGGAGCGCGGCAGCCCGTGGTGGTGCGGTGCTGACGCACACATTCCATGTCGAGCTGGGGCAGTCGCGAGTGACCCGGGCTGGAGAAGACCAGACCCACCGACAGGCCGAAGCGCACGGTGTCGGTGAAGGTGTCGAGCACGCCCGCGTCCGGCTCGAGGCCGATCCGGTCGTTGGCGTTGAGGAACACGCCGCCCAGGTCCCCGCCCATGTAGAGCTTCTGGCCGAAGAGCGAGGCCTTGGCCAGGGTCCAGCGCAGCTGCAGGAGCGCGCCCAGGCCCTGGTGCGGGCCGAACAGGCCATAGGTGGCGGCCACGTCCACGGCGATCTTGTCCGCGCGCTCGTGGTAGCCCCAGCCCTCGATGTCGGCCGCCACGTCCACGGAGCGCTCGATGTGCAGGCCCCCCATGAGCGTGGGGCTGAAGCCCAGGCGGCGGCCGGCCGGGTCGCCCTCGGGCTGCCAGGGGTGGACGAGCACGTCCAGGCCGCCGAACGGTCCGAAGCCCCAGGCCTTCGCGGTGGGGACGTCCTTGAGCGAGCGGTCATCGCTCACGCCGATGTTGGTGGTGCCGTAGCCCCAGAAGGTGGGCACGAAGCCCGCCTTGAGCTGGAGGCCGAAGGTGGTGCTGACCGAGCCGCTGTAGTTGTAGGAGAAGCTGTCGGCGAACGGGCCGTAGGACAGGTGGGCCCGGGCATCCAGGTAGAGGTTGGGCGCGAAGGTGGCGTCGGTCGCGTTGGCGAAGATCTCCCCGCCGAAGGTGCCAGGCACGGCGAGCAGCAGGCCGCCACCGAAGGTCAGGGCATGGTCGTAGGAATCGCCTTGCCGGAGCGTGTAGGTGACCCGGTCATCGTCCGCGTGGGCTGGAGACGACCAGACGAGGGCCGCCGAGAGGACCGCGAGGACCGCACTACCGCATTCGTGCTGCTTGACCATGGATGAACGACTCCCAGATGAGGTGGGCCCATGGTGTTCAGAGTGTCACCCCGGAGCCTAGCCCGTGTTCAGGGGGGGGCGGACCCCGTGCGCCGTCCGGGGTAGAAGGGCCGGGCGATGACGACCCTCCTGTCCCGGCTCCGCCCCGACACCTTCACCCTGGCCCTGCTGGCGACGGTGGGGCTGGCCACGGTGCTCCCGGTCCGGGGCGCGGCCGTGGCCCCGCTCGACGCCGTGACCCACGCGGCGATCGCGCTGCTCTTCTTCCTGCACGGCGCGCGACTGTCGCGTCAGGCCATCCTCGAGGGCATGGGGCACTGGCGGCTGCATGGGGTGGTCCTCGCCTCCACGTTCGTGCTCTTCCCCCTGCTGGGCGGGGCCCTGCGCTGGGCGCTGGACGGGTGGGTGGATCCCCCCCTGCTGCTGGGCTTCATGTTCCTGTGCCTCCTGCCCTCCACGGTGCAGTCCTCCATCGCGTTCACGTCCATGGCGGGGGGCAACGTGGCGGCGGCGGTGTGCAGCGCCTCCGCGTCCAACCTGCTCGGGGTGTTCCTGACGCCGCTGCTGGTGAGCGTGTTCCTGCGCGGCGGGAGCGAGGGCGGGGGCATCTCCCTGGAGTCCGTGGGCGTCATCTTCGTGGAGCTGTTCGTGCCCTTCGTGGCGGGACACCTGCTGCGCGGGTGGATCGGCGCCTGGGTGGAGCGCCAACGCCCCGTGTTGGGCTTCGTGGACCGGGGCTCCATCCTGCTTGTGGTCTACACCGCGTTCAGCGAGGCGGTGGTCAACGGCCTCTGGTCGCGCCTGGGGTGGAGGGAGGTGCTCGTGCTCGGCGTGCTCAGCGGCGTGCTCCTGGCCGCGGTGCTGCTCGCGACCGTGGGGGCCAGCCGGCTCTTGGGCTTCTCGCGCGAGGACGAGATCACCATCGTCTTCTGCGGCTCCAAGAAGAGCCTCGCCAGCGGAGTGCCCATGGCGAGCGTGCTCTTCGCCGGAGGCTCGGTCGGGGCCATCGTGCTGCCGCTGATGTTCTTCCACCAGTTGCAGCTCATGGTGTGCGCGGTGCTGGCGCGCCGGTATGCCGCCCGGCGCGGGTGACGTCAGCGCGCCGCGGACTTCTGCGGGACGGGCAGGGGCCAGAAGCTGGCCTGCTCCGGGCCCTCCAGGGCGAAGAGCATCCGCCGGGCCTTCAGGTCCCACAGCCGCAGGAAGGTGCCCTGGTCGTTGTCGCCCACCACGAGCACCAGGCTGCCCCGGGTGAAGAGCGTGAGCGCGCTGTCCGCCCGGGTGCCCTGCAGGGGCAGCGGCTCCAGGCCCTTCGGACCCTCGGTGTACACGGGGCCCTCGTCGTAGGTGATGCCCCCTTCCTGGACCTGGGTCAGGTACAGCGGGCCCGCGGCGGTGTCGAAGCGCCGCCAGACGGGCGCCGAGGGCGCGGGGAGCTTGGGCGAGGGCAGCTTCGCGCGCACGGCCTCGGTGTCGGTGACGCGGGTGAAGCGCTCACGCGCCGCGTCCTCCATCGCCTCCGGGCTCGGCCCGAGCGACTGGAGCGCCTCGAGCGCGCGGACTCCCGGGGCGGCGTCTTCCCCATAGGAGGTGCTCCGTGTCTCGATGCGCGTCCACCCGCCCTCCTCCCACCGGAAGGCATGGGCCAGTCCCGGGATGCCCGTGTCCGAGGCCGGATAGTCCTGGCCCTCGAACGCGATGACCCCGCGCATCCGGGTGCCCTCGAGTCGCGGGACCACCTTTAAGTAGGGCGCATACCCCTTCTGCTCGGGCGGGTTCTCGTCCTCCGGGAAGAGGTCGATGGGATCCTCCAGGAAGACCAGGGGGCGGCCCTCGGCGTCGAAGCCGTGCCGGGCCAGATCTCCCTGGGGGGGCAGGGTCATGACCGTGTGTTGACGGGCGTCCAGCCGCACCCGCCAGAGGTGGGCCATCTCCTCGCCGTTCAATCCCTCCGTCTTGAAATGGACCAGCCCCTGGGCACCGTCCGCGCTCCAGGCGAGCCGTACCTGGTGGCAGGCCACGGGCAGGGTCGCCAGGGTTCGCGGATCCGCGGGCGGGGTGTGTTGCAGCCAACGGCACCGGCCCGAGACGTCCTTCAAATAGGACAGCGTGGCCTCCGGAACGGCGTCCGCGGTGGGGGACGGGTTGGGTTTGGCGAGGGAGAGGCCGCCCGCGAACAGCAGGGCGGTGGCCAGGGGCAGGCCCCAGGAGACGGGAGGAAAACGCATGTCGGGAGTCCTCGTGCGTCCGCACGAGCAGCGGCGAACGACGTGCGATGAAACATACGCTGAACTTCGTGGCGGATGGAATCCGTACCGGAGGGCTCCTTTCTTGTGTCTGCATTGTCTTTGAGGCCGTGATTCGCGGGCTTTGAAAATAAAATGTCAGCCATTCATCGGGGGCGTTCCGTGCTTGCCCGCCTGCCTGGCCCCGCCGGAGCGCTTTGAGCTCCTCGGGGCCCCGTGGGTGACGGGAGGCATGCGAGGATGCGGCCCATGTTTTCCCGCCGGTTCCGGTCCGTATCCCTCCTGCTGTGTCTGGGCCTTCCTTCCCTGGGGTGTTCGAAGGAGGAAGCTCCGCCGCCCAGGCCCGCGGGGCGTCCCCTCGCCGTGCCCCAGGATCCCTCGCTCTCGCGCGCCGACGGCCTCGAGGCGTTCCGCACGGGGTACCTCGCGGCCTACCGGCTCAAGCCGGATGCGCGCTTCTCCCGTGCGCTCACGGACGTGGAGTCCCTGCTCACCGGCAAGCCCGCCGCCCCCGTGGAGGCGCGCTTCCAGGACGGCACGTGGACCTTCCTGAGCCAGGGCCAGGAGGTGGGCACGCTGCCCGAGTTCCCCAGCTACGCCCAGGCGCTGGCCGTGCTCGAGGCGCGGGTCCGTCAGCTCGGCACCCAGGGGCTCGCGCTCCCGGCGGATCCGGCGGCGGCACCTCCCGCTCCGGCCCCGAAGCCCGCGAAGGGCACGAAGCCCGCGAAGGGCACGAAGGCCGTCCGCAAGCCCGCGCGGGCCCCGAAGGTCGCGGCCAAGAAGAAGGGCGCTCCCGCGTCGGCCACGTCCGCGCCCCTGCCGCTCGGCCTCGACACGCTCGCGGCCCTGCACGCCCTGGACGTGGACTGGGCCGAGGGCAAGCGGGGCGCGCCCCAGGTGAAGGCGGGAACGCGCGCCCTGGCCTCCCTTGCCTTCCAGCTCGTGGACTTGACCGAGACGGCCGACGACGTGCCCGCCCGGGCCCTGGCGCACCTGGCCGTGGCGCGTGTCGTCACCGGCGAGCCGCTCACCGAGGAGCAGGCGTTGATCGCCGCGAGCCTCGGGTATGAGCGCGAGGCGCGCCAGCTCGCCGAGGCGCTGCCCGCGGGCACGCCCCTGCGGCTCTACTTCCAGCGGGACGACGCGCCCCTCGAGGCGCTCGCCCGGCGCGAGCGCGATCCGGGCCTGGCCCACTACCTGTGGGTGCGCCGCCTGCCCGAGATCGGCACGTCCGAGCGCGCGCGCCGGCTGGCGCGGCTCCAGGATCTGCCCGTGCCCCGGCTGCACGAGCTGGTCACCCGGCTGCGCGTGCGTGACTTCGACACCGACCAGGCCCTGTCCGTGGCGGCCTCGCTGCTCGTCCTGAGTGAGGCGGCCGCGTCCACGGGCAACACCGACGTGGAGGATCGCCTCCGCGCGAAGACCCCGGCCGGCAAGCGCGAGGAGGCCTTGCGCGCGAAGGTCAAACGACTCGAGGCGCGCTTCGATGTCTCCGGACGCGGACTGCTGCCCGCCTTCGAGCAGCAGCTCGCCCAGGTGGGCACCCAGGGCCGCTACTTCCTCGACGCGCCCATCGAGCGCTCCTGGTTCCAGGGCTTGTTCTACTCCGCGCAGTACCGCCTCTCGCTTCACCTGCTGGATGGGCGCGCCGCGCCCGACACCGCCGCCGCCTACACCCGGGCCCTCGGGACCCCCGCGTCCGCGGCGGGCAAGGACTTCCAGGCCTGGATCTCCCAGCTCACCGCCTCGCGCAAGGGCCAGCAGGTGGACGCCGCGCTCATGAAGTCCCTCACCGGGCTCCAGGTCTTCGGCACCGCGCCGCTCCTGCGGGTGATCGAGGAGCTCCAGGACGCCGCGGACTGGGGTGACCCGGCCTTGTCCACCCTGACGCGCCGGATCGCCGTCCGCATGGACTCGCGCCCGGACCATCGGCTGCAACTGGGCACGCTCGCCCACGAGGCCCTGTATGACGTGCCCCTCTCGGAGAAGCTGCACCGCGCGGCCCTGGACGCCACCGGCTCGCCCCGCCTGGCCGAGTGGCTCGCCTGGCTCGATCGCGACACCGCGGCGCTCAAGGCCCTCGTCGCCTCGCCCGACCCGGACGTGCGCGGCAGCACCCGCCTCCAGGCGATCTCCCACCTGCTGGAGGCCGGCGCGCTCGAGCCCGAGGCCCTGCTGGACACGCTCCGGCCCGTGCTGGCCGCGGTCGACGACGACTGGGGCTTCATCCAGCGGAGCGTGGAGCTGCTCGAGCAGCACGGGCGCCGTGCCGAGGCCCGGGACCTGCTGACGAAGTGGCTGGCGACGCGCCAAGACTCCCAGGCCTTCGAGGTGGTCTTCGCGCGCACGGAGCTCGCCCGGACCCTCCAGGCCGAGGGCAAGCTCGCGGAGGCGTGGGAGGCCGTGGTGCCCGCCATGAAGAGCCAGCAGTTCGATGCCCTGCGGCGCGCGGCGCTGCTGTCCCAGGCGCTCGGCGAGTCGGCGCGGGCCCAGACCCTGGCGGAGGGCGCCGCCGAGCGCTACCCGGGGGCCAAGAGCCTGTCCCTGCTGGCGGAGCTGCACTGGCTCGCGGGCCGTCCCACCGAGGCCGCCGAGGCCCTGAGCCATCCCAAGCGCTCCGTGCGGCTGGTGGACTGGCGCTGGCGCATCGGCGAGCGCTTCGCCTCCGTCTACGCCGCGCGTCCGGTGGCCGAGGGAATGAAGGCCTTCCAGGCGCTCGAGAAGCAGAAGGTGGGCGCCGCGGAGCTCGGCCAGCTCCCGGTGGAGGTGAACAAGGCGGGCAACCCCGCGCTCGCCTTCGCGATGCAGTCACGGCTGCGCGCGCCCGGGTTGCAGCAACTGGAGCTGCTGATGCGGGCTTACGGCTACCAGAAGGCGGCGAAGTCCGAGCCGGAGGCGCTCACGTGGCTGAAGAGCGCCGTGCCCGAGCGCATGCGCGAGCCGATGAGCATGTTCGCCTTCGCCGAGCAGGAGGACGCCGTGCTGTGGGACGTGGTCCCCGTGTCGGACGCCACGGGGGAGACGGCGGACTATGTCTGGTTGATGCGCGCCGCCGCGAGCGCCCGGGCCCATGACACGACCCCGGCGCGTCAGCAGGCCCTCACCCAGCGCTTCTCGGAGGAGCGGCCGGGCTTCTACCACCAGCTCGGCCGGCACCTGGTGGGCCGGGTGCCCGAGGAGGCCGCGCGGGCCGCCGCCACGACGTCCAAGAACCGCGAGGAGCTGCCCTTCTTCCTCGGGCTCAAGGCCCAGGCGGATGGGCGCTTCGAGGACGCCGTGGCCTGGTACCGGAACTGCGTGGAAACCGGCAACCCACGCAATGGCGAGTACCGATGGGCCCTCGCGGAACTCAACCGCATGCGTCAGGCCGAGCGGAGCGTGGCCCTGATGAAGCAGGCCACGCGCTGAGCCCGGGGGTTACCGGGGGAGGCTGTAGTTGACCGGCACCCAGGCGTAACCCTTGCCCTGGGCCTTGAGCCGACCGAGGCCGGGGAAGGAGACGTGGGCCGCCGCCACGGTGTAGCCCTGCTTCGCGGCGTCGGCGTAGGCCTTGGCGCGCTGGGGCGCCGCCGCCTTGCTGTCCACGTCGAACTGGACGGTCACCGAGGGGTCGGCGAACTGCACCGCGGCCACGTGCATGATGTCGCCCCAGAACACCAGCTTCTGGCCCTGGCTCTCCGCGACGTAGAAGGAGTGCCCGGGGGTGTGGCCCGGCGTCTCCAGGGTCCGGATGCCGGGAAGGAGCTCGGCGTTGCCCTCGAACGTCTTGAGCCGGTGGGCCGCCACGTACGCGGACAGCGAGGCCCTGGCTTGCTGGAAGGCGGGCTTCTGGCTCTCGACGGCCTTCGCCTCGTTCGCCTCGTCCAGCCAGTACGCCGCCTCGCGCTTGTGGGCGTGCACGACGGCATTGGGGAAGACCTGCTTGCCCGCCATCATGAGCCCGCCCGAGTGGTCTACATGGATGTGGGTGATGAGCACGGCGTCGATCTGCTCGGGCTGGTAGCCCGCGGCCCGGAGCGCGGTGACGAGGTGTCCGCCCGCGGGGCCGAACAGCTCGCCGGCGCCCGTGTCCACCAGGTACAGGGCGGTGCCGGTGTTGATGAGATAGGCGTTGATGGACGTCTCCACCGGCGTGGTGAGGTACGCGGCGGACAGCAGCGATTGGACCTTGGCCGGCGGGGCGTTCAGCAGCTTGTCGACCTCCAGGGGCAGCGTGCCGTCGGACAGCACGGTGATCTCGAAGTCGCCCAGCATGTACCGGTAGTAGCCCGGCGCCTGCGTCTTGACCTGGGGCGCGGACGCCTGGGCGGGCAGGGAAGACAGACCGGTCACGGCGGTGAGGCAGGCGGCCAGCGTGGCGCGGCCCCACAGGGAACGAAGCGTCATGGATGGACTCCAAGGCGAAGCGGCGCCGGGAAGTTCCCGGGCGCCGCTTTACTGTTACCGAGCGGTCACATTGTCAAGGCGATGAGAGGGGGGACGGTCCGGGGAAGGGTGAGAACTCTTGAAGTCAGGTGGTGCGAGGTGACTTGAAGCGTGGTATGTCCGGCGGACATGAAGACCACGACGAAGGGTGGGGCCCGGTGGGGTCCGTTCGTGCTCGGCAGGCGGTGCAAGCACGCTGCGGGGGAGTTGGGTGACATCTACGAGGCCGTTCACGTCGACACGGGGGCGCCGGCGCTCGTGATGATTCCCCGTCCCGAGTCGAAGTGGCGTCCCCGGAGGGACTGGCGCACGCGCACCTTCGTGCAGACCTCGCCGCCGCTCCTGGCGAAGGTGGTGGAGGCGGCGCCGAACCAGGGCCGACTGCCGGACCTGACGGAGTCGGAGAGCGTGCTGCTCGCGGGCTTCGAGGCGCTGAGCCACGATGGCCGGATGCGCACGTACCTGACGGGTGGCCTGTTGGGACGGCACAAGTGGTGGCCGGTGGTGGCGGGCCTGGCCGTGGCGGGGATGGCCCTGCTGGTCTTGGGTGGGTGCGTGGGGTGGATGTCCCGGGGCCGCACGGCCGAGGCGCCGGTGCTGGCACCTGTTGTCCACGTGATCTTGGACAGTGAGCAGCGGGCGCCCTTCCTGACAGATGGTGAGGCGCACGGCGTGAACGGCATCGCCTACCCGCTCCCGGACAAACCCTTTCAGAACCAGGCCAAGGCGCCGTGTCCTGGCGACCGCGATGAACTCGCCATCAATGGAGGCTGTTGGGTCGTCCTGAAGCGGAAGCCGCCGTGTCACAAGGACCAGGCGGAGTACCAGGGCGAGTGCTACCTCCCCGTCTCATCGAATCGGGGTGCTCGTCCGCCGCAATCCGTGTCGCCCTGACGACACGCGCTCACCGCGTTGAGTCCATGTACGGTGTGGAGCGGTTATCCAAGACCGATGACCTCCGCCCGCATCGACGTCCACTCGCACTATCTGCCGGACTTCTACCGGGAGGCGCTCGCCGCCGCCGGGCACACGCGACCCGACGGAATGCCCGCGATTCCCTCGTGGAGTGAGGCGGCGGCGCTCTCCACGATGGATCGCCTCGGCATCCGGACCGCTGTCGTGTCCATCTCCTCGCCAGGGGTTCACTTCGGTGACGACGCGGCGGCGCGGGCCTTGGCGCGTCGGGTGAACGAGGAGGGGGCGCGACTGAAGGCCGCGCATCCAGGGCGGTTTGGCTTCTTCGCCTCGACGCCCCTGCCGGATGTCGAGGGAGCCCTCGCGGAAGTGCGCCATGCCTTCGACGTGCTGCACGCGGACGGCGTGGTGTTGGAGAGCAACTTCCACGGTGTCTATCTGGGGGATGAGCGTCTGGCCCCGCTCTACGCGGAGCTGGACCGGCGCGCGGCGGTGGTCTTCCTCCACCCGACCTCGCCCGCGTGCCCCTGTCACCCGGTGGGAACTCCGGGTTGCACCGAGCCCAAGGACATGGCGCTCGGCTACCCCCGGCCCATGCTGGAGTTCATCTTCGAGACGACGCGCACGGTGACCCAGATGATTCTCTCCGGGACCCTGGCGCGCTATCCGAACCTCCGCGTCATCGTGCCTCACGCGGGCGCCGCGCTGCCCATCCTCGGCAACCGGATCGAACTCCTGACGGGTCTGGCGGCGAAGTCCTCGGGGGCTCCGCCCGTCGACGTCCGCACAGCCCTTCGGCGTCTGCATTACGACCTCGCGGGCGCTCCCGTGCCCGAGCAGCTTGGTGCACTGCTCCAGGTGGCGGACCCCGGGCGGATCTTCTACGGCAGTGACTGGCCATTCACGCCCGTGGAGATTTGCGAGGAGCTTGCCTCCCAACTGGAGGCGACCACCCTGCTCGAAGGGCCGCTGCGTGAGTCGGTGCTGCGCGGCAACGCCGCCCTTGTGTTTCCCGCCCTGACGCGATGACTCCCCGCAAGAGGTACCTATCTCTTGGTGTGCAGGAGCCAGACGAACTTTCGATACATTTGCGAGTCGCTGTCCCGGGTGATGATGAACAAAACCGCCCTTCCAGCGATGGGAGGCGACGCGATGTGTCCATCCGCCGTTACCGCGAGAGGGGTGGCGCTGGCGCCGTCGAGGAGCGCCCTCTCCTGGGCGATGTAGGCGTTGAACGTCGCGGGCGGGGTGTATGGCTCCCATCCGATGGACAATCGCTCCTTGCCCGTCAATGGGATTGGGGACAGATCGGGACGCTCGGAAAGGTGAGCGGTATCGTCAGCGACGCGTCCAGGGCATTTTGTCTCGTCTCTCAATTCCGAGCACGAGAACAGCGCGGCAGCTGGATGTGTTTGACCGTTGATGCGCAGCCATACTGACTTCTTGAGTTCGTCATTGAGTGCTGAGTCGATCTGGTCCGAAACGCACCCTTCCGGGTCCTCGCCAATGCTTGCTGCGATCTTCTTGAGTTCGACCATGCGCTGTGGCGGTGAACGATCGGCCAGTGCTTTGCTGCGAACTTGCCACTCCGCGCGCATCCGCTCACAGTTGGATTGAGCTGGAGTGACCGAGGGTGCTGGAGGCTCCGTGGGTGCGGCGGCCTGCTGCGTGACAGGTGGCGGGTTGTCGTTCTCTCGTTTACAAGCGAGTCCAACTTCCAGGACCATCATCAGGGCTATACATGATTTGAAGTTCAACCTGCGGAGCCACCAGTGTGGGGTGTTCGTCAGTGACCTAGAGTGTTCCGACACTTTTTCCGTCCTTTGCACGTCGATAGTTGTAGGGCGCTGGCATACTCCGAACGACCCAACCAGGGCCCGTCAAAGCTTGGTTCGATGGGAGGATGTCCCCATGCGTTTCCGAGAGTGCATCGCGCTTCTGTTCTATGCCTCCGCCTGCGCCACGTCGGCGCCCCACCCAAGAGAACCAGAAGCCCGGGACCCGAGCATCGCCAACCTCCAGCGAGCGTCGAAACTGCCTTGGATGGACGATGGACGTTGCACCGTCCGCGAAGCTTCCTCGCCCTGGCCCGTGCTCGTGGAGCGGTGCTTTCATGCCTTGGACCATGACCGGATCGCGTTTCACGACTCCACCGGGAAATGCGGGATTGCCTCGGTGGGTGCTGCGGCCGTGGGGCTCGGGGTCTGCGTGTTGGCGGCACCGGAAATTGCCTTGGGCGCGGTGGTCATCACGGGCGGCGTGGTGGTGGGATTCGCCATCAAAGAGGCCCTGGATGCGTACGCTCTGGATAGGGGCGGCTCCGGGGAACGGCCCGCACCTGATGCCGTGCTTGCTCCTCGCAAACCCTCGTCGAAAAAAAGGCCCACGCCGGAGCCAAGAGGGCCGGATTTTCCTCCCATGGGGCCAGGCGGAGTCACGGAGCAAGATCCTTCCAGGTGCGAGCCCATTCCAGTGCCGTACCACCTTGGCGGTCATAAATTGCACGACACGTGCGCCGACAAAATCCCGAACAGTAGTTTTCCCGGAGGGGACGTGTTCGTGAATGGGAAGAACTTCGACGCGCTGCAACTTGCCACGCGCAGTCTGTGGGAGGTGAAGACCGACAACTTCGACACCTATTCGCCTGAGCTTCGCGAATTCGTGCTCGTCGATCAACTGCCGAAGTTGCAGCACGAGCGCGCTCTTGCCCTGGCCTGTGGCTTTGATTTCAAGATCGGTGTGCGCAGTGCCGCGCATCGAGCTGCCTTGCTCGCCCAAGACATCTCTCTCGATATCGTCGTCATGGATTGGTGCTGAGATGGCAAATCCTCAGAGTCTTCTCGTCCTGACCGTTTATGCGCCTGCTCTCGCGGATGAGGACAGCCGCCCACTGGCGGTCATTCGTGGACTGGAGCGCGCGCTTCCCGGTTTGCGCCTGGACTCGACGATCTCTAGCGAGGGGAGGCTGATCCCACTCCCTCGGCGCGAGATGTGGCTCGCTGAGGGGCAGCCAAACGGAAAAGAGGTTCGGCTCATTTGTAATAGTGATGAGCGCTACCGAGTAATGGTGTCTGGATGGGAAAGACCGGCGGGGATCTCCCCGGGAGGACGGTCTCAGCTTGAAGTCCATGTGAAACTGCCGCTGCATATCGCTGGGGGCGCCGTGGCAGTGGATGTGCTTGAGCTCGTCGGAGAGGCCACACGCGCTTTTTGGGGGCGTGTAACGCCCGAAGGTGTGGCGGCTGAGATGGCGCAGCAGGTGCGCCATTCCATGCGCCAGCCGCATGTGCCGCCACGCGGGTTGCCAACCCTCAAGCGCACAGAGGAACTCCACTCACCTGAGCTTCCTCATCACCTCGGATGGCTGAATTACTGGTCTGACGCCGCCTCACGAGCTATCGGTTTTCCGGACTCCGCCCGCGATGCGGAACTGCTGTCACGCTCACGGCGTACCGCGACGGGTGGGTGGGTTGTTCAGCTCACGGATGCGCCGCTTGACCTGGACACCCCCGCGCATCTGGAAGCGCTCAAACGGGCCTATGAGCGCTTTCCTCGGATCGGCGGGCGCTCCACTCCTTGATGCTCGGCACGGCGCGCGGTGGGCTTGAGGCGTTGACGTGACTCTCCCTCGCTAGGGTGGCAGTCCACGGGGCGGAGGTGTCTGTCCCATTCATAGAGGAGCCCATTCACCGCGGAGCGGTGGGCGCTGGAGACGCTCTCGAAATCATCCGGGGACAGCGCGGCGAGGCGCTCGCGTTGGAACGCGGGATCGCCGAGCCCTTCACGGTGCTTGAAGTCCTTGTTCGCCGCGAGCAGGGCGGGCATCACCCGCATCACGGCCTCCTCGCACTCCCGGCGGGTCGCGTGCGACATGCGCTCCACGCTCAGGGACAGGTGCTCGCGCACGGAGGCTGCGCCACCGGGACACCACGCCTCCAAGGTCTTGCCGTAGAGGTCTTGGACGAGTGCTTCCAGCGTGTACGTCTGCTCGTAGGGCCAGAATGCGTAGCGCGGACCCTCCAGCGCTTCCCAGAAGCGCAGCAGCGCCGCCAGCCTCCGCGCCATCCGCTCGGCGCTTCGTTTCGGAGGCGGAGCCACACCGTAGTGGAGCGCCCCCCAGGCCGTTCCCAGACAGAAGGTCTCGAAAGCCTCCTCGGCTCGCTGGCGCTCGGAGGCGGGGAGACCGTGCCCGAGGTTCGTGAAGACCTCGATGAATACATG includes:
- a CDS encoding DUF6310 domain-containing protein, producing the protein MRFRECIALLFYASACATSAPHPREPEARDPSIANLQRASKLPWMDDGRCTVREASSPWPVLVERCFHALDHDRIAFHDSTGKCGIASVGAAAVGLGVCVLAAPEIALGAVVITGGVVVGFAIKEALDAYALDRGGSGERPAPDAVLAPRKPSSKKRPTPEPRGPDFPPMGPGGVTEQDPSRCEPIPVPYHLGGHKLHDTCADKIPNSSFPGGDVFVNGKNFDALQLATRSLWEVKTDNFDTYSPELREFVLVDQLPKLQHERALALACGFDFKIGVRSAAHRAALLAQDISLDIVVMDWC
- a CDS encoding MBL fold metallo-hydrolase, with translation MTLRSLWGRATLAACLTAVTGLSSLPAQASAPQVKTQAPGYYRYMLGDFEITVLSDGTLPLEVDKLLNAPPAKVQSLLSAAYLTTPVETSINAYLINTGTALYLVDTGAGELFGPAGGHLVTALRAAGYQPEQIDAVLITHIHVDHSGGLMMAGKQVFPNAVVHAHKREAAYWLDEANEAKAVESQKPAFQQARASLSAYVAAHRLKTFEGNAELLPGIRTLETPGHTPGHSFYVAESQGQKLVFWGDIMHVAAVQFADPSVTVQFDVDSKAAAPQRAKAYADAAKQGYTVAAAHVSFPGLGRLKAQGKGYAWVPVNYSLPR
- a CDS encoding DUF5953 family protein, which codes for MANPQSLLVLTVYAPALADEDSRPLAVIRGLERALPGLRLDSTISSEGRLIPLPRREMWLAEGQPNGKEVRLICNSDERYRVMVSGWERPAGISPGGRSQLEVHVKLPLHIAGGAVAVDVLELVGEATRAFWGRVTPEGVAAEMAQQVRHSMRQPHVPPRGLPTLKRTEELHSPELPHHLGWLNYWSDAASRAIGFPDSARDAELLSRSRRTATGGWVVQLTDAPLDLDTPAHLEALKRAYERFPRIGGRSTP
- a CDS encoding amidohydrolase family protein, which encodes MTSARIDVHSHYLPDFYREALAAAGHTRPDGMPAIPSWSEAAALSTMDRLGIRTAVVSISSPGVHFGDDAAARALARRVNEEGARLKAAHPGRFGFFASTPLPDVEGALAEVRHAFDVLHADGVVLESNFHGVYLGDERLAPLYAELDRRAAVVFLHPTSPACPCHPVGTPGCTEPKDMALGYPRPMLEFIFETTRTVTQMILSGTLARYPNLRVIVPHAGAALPILGNRIELLTGLAAKSSGAPPVDVRTALRRLHYDLAGAPVPEQLGALLQVADPGRIFYGSDWPFTPVEICEELASQLEATTLLEGPLRESVLRGNAALVFPALTR
- a CDS encoding bile acid:sodium symporter family protein, whose product is MTTLLSRLRPDTFTLALLATVGLATVLPVRGAAVAPLDAVTHAAIALLFFLHGARLSRQAILEGMGHWRLHGVVLASTFVLFPLLGGALRWALDGWVDPPLLLGFMFLCLLPSTVQSSIAFTSMAGGNVAAAVCSASASNLLGVFLTPLLVSVFLRGGSEGGGISLESVGVIFVELFVPFVAGHLLRGWIGAWVERQRPVLGFVDRGSILLVVYTAFSEAVVNGLWSRLGWREVLVLGVLSGVLLAAVLLATVGASRLLGFSREDEITIVFCGSKKSLASGVPMASVLFAGGSVGAIVLPLMFFHQLQLMVCAVLARRYAARRG